The Glycine max cultivar Williams 82 chromosome 12, Glycine_max_v4.0, whole genome shotgun sequence genome window below encodes:
- the LOC100812198 gene encoding cysteine protease RD19A, translated as MNNPTLFLLLVAFSLVFAAVSASSDGGNEEPLIMQVVDGGDVRLGAEHHFLEFKRRFGKAYDSEDEHDYRYKVFKANMRRARRHQSLDPSAAHGVTRFSDLTPSEFRNKVLGLRGVRLPLDANKAPILPTDNLPSDFDWRDHGAVTPVKNQGSCGSCWSFSTTGALEGAHFLSTGELVSLSEQQLVDCDHECDPEEPGSCDSGCNGGLMNSAFEYILKSGGVMREEDYPYSGADSGTCKFDKTKIAASVANFSVVSLDEDQIAANLVKNGPLAVAINAAYMQTYIGGVSCPYVCSRRLNHGVLLVGYGSGAYAPIRMKEKPFWIIKNSWGENWGENGYYKICRGRNICGVDSMVSTVASVHTTTQ; from the exons ATGAACAATCCAACTCTTTTCTTATTGCTTGTTGCGTTCTCCCTCGTTTTCGCGGCCGTGTCGGCCTCTTCGGACGGCGGCAACGAGGAACCGCTGATCATGCAGGTGGTCGATGGCGGTGACGTCCGGCTGGGAGCAGAGCACCACTTTTTGGAGTTCAAGCGCAGGTTCGGGAAGGCGTACGATTCCGAGGACGAGCACGATTACAGGTACAAGGTGTTCAAGGCTAACATGCGCCGCGCCCGCCGCCACCAGAGTCTGGACCCTTCGGCGGCTCACGGCGTTACGCGCTTCTCCGATCTTACGCCGTCGGAGTTCCGGAACAAGGTGTTGGGTCTGAGAGGTGTGAGGTTGCCTTTGGACGCGAACAAGGCTCCCATTCTCCCCACTGATAATCTTCCGAGTGATTTTGATTGGAGAGATCACGGAGCAGTTACCCCTGTCAAGAATCAG GGTTCGTGCGGTTCGTGTTGGAGCTTCAGCACCACTGGGGCTCTCGAAGGTGCTCACTTTCTGTCTACAGGGGAACTTGTCAGTCTTAGCGAGCAGCAGCTTGTTGATTGTGATCACGAG TGTGATCCAGAAGAACCAGGATCTTGCGACTCCGGATGCAATGGTGGATTGATGAATAGTGCTTTTGAGTACATCCTTAAATCTGGTGGGGTCATGCGCGAGGAAGACTACCCTTATTCTGGTGCTGATAGCGGAACCTGCAAATTCGACAAAACGAAAATTGCAGCATCAGTGGCAAACTTCAGTGTCGTCTCACTAGATGAAGACCAGATTGCTGCCAATCTTGTGAAAAATGGCCCTCTTGCAG TGGCCATCAATGCAGCATATATGCAGACATATATCGGTGGAGTATCATGCCCATACGTATGTTCAAGAAGGCTTAATCATGGGGTCTTATTGGTGGGATATGGTTCTGGTGCCTATGCACCCATTCGTATGAAGGAGAAGCCATTTTGGATCATTAAGAACTCCTGGGGAGAGAACTGGGGAGAAAATGGATACTACAAGATTTGCCGGGGACGAAATATTTGTGGGGTGGACTCCATGGTTTCAACTGTGGCTTCTGTTCATACAACTACTCAGTAG
- the LOC100814352 gene encoding uncharacterized protein, producing MEGRFAEELYAESLQLSKLELTSTSADDQENKANVCDGDDLSLWDESDDKLESSSDLDREWQRRHDQFHTIGYRDGLIAGKEAAAQEGFNFGFKQSVLDGHSWGVVRGVTSAFSHLPHQLKERLIETQKKRNELLGLYESVHSLSTTDCLRLFSEEIKAQEALEQSEHSEVSHHTAGLQEQPSHGSELRNYREQLESLIRDSPAIDIHLPKPK from the exons ATGGAAGGTAGGTTTGCTGAAGAACTTTATGCTGAAAGTTTACAACTGTCAAAATTAGAACTCACATCCACCAGTGCTGATGATCAAGAAAACAAGGCAAACG tttGTGATGGTGATGATTTGAGTTTGTGGGATGAATCTGATGACAAGTTGGAGAGCTCGTCGGATTTGGACAGGGAGTGGCAGAGGAGGCACGACCAATTCCATACG ATTGGGTATCGTGATGGTCTTATAGCGGGGAAGGAGGCTGCTGCACAGGAAGGTTTCAATTTCGGTTTTAAACAATCGGTCCTTGATGGTCACAGTTGGGGTGTTGTAAGAGGTGTTACCAG TGCTTTTTCTCATCTTCCACATCAATTAAAAGAGAGGCTGATTGAAacacaaaagaaaaggaatgaaTTGCTAGGGCTGTATGAATCTGTGCATTCCTTGTCAACAACAGATTGCCTTAGATTGTTTAGTGAAGAAATCAAAGCACAGGAAGCTTTGGAACAGAGTGAACACTCAGAAGTTAGCCATCATACAGCTGGTTTGCAAGAGCAGCCGTCCCATGGCTCTGAACTGAGAAATTATCGTGAACAACTTGAATCTCTAATTCGTGATTCTCCTGCCATTGATATTCATTTACCCAAACCAAAATAA
- the LOC102670203 gene encoding uncharacterized protein codes for MVQRMVLSKLGIQADHVKSDKCLANLKPYSSQYQDGKTKGTDKVKKMMKSRSFQLSDFEPPQSPPSVRSLSQPRKPSPLHVPTTAASPQQQKAMVRRSPNYMKPTSSSDAKKELLPVSHRNTQSSSDGKSLPQKCMRNSKASYVSCKEPAKTLSRSSSVNSMRTLTKTPSFKPCKACSREFTSAVLFEDVNAPERATCSSTLKDCKFPEYLMLDPGGTESEGVSLMKVCPYTYCSLNGHGHGHSPLPPLKSFMSARRHLLETQKNIKAEVASPQRWKVPPCDTKKDSYSEQIVFHGKPACDEADTGNPTITPLAQEIGMDFFFEIYAKEREGDGKMGKFNSFKDLEEQEDINFANDENDIAAEEDGVKQVTPGVTRDLPKSQINFEEDFKNYFADTAAIEANSKGSFHLGQNAEDADENQPPSWFHEETCSGSCCNETSYDGEQMENIDLDESDSQYSDMDWEEEHFCEFNHEDDTDSSICSMEETDSKLESLSESSHDISEMRLHDIVSSQYADILVEEALQEVEEEKSTCFDAQPHCTNSVLEDTSESIEFVTQETDYPSNDTSSENDQSTSTEEVFQHLINAEDNSRENEKHVDYEVSCVSMVLDEVENSEGHKTSEICEIDESSEDRNASLENDDDNGISQENQIHSSEVPEESTIVVQEQKLSEENQVKGSKLPSTGGSEEQHTGNNRQWGTKRKRPMEEDEEMRKINPRKPNFLPLVIEPEPEKVELKHQMIDERKDAEEWMLDFALRQAVTRLAPAGKRKVSLLVEAFETVMSMPKCEARMKNDSPFAHARPIQACS; via the coding sequence atGGTTCAAAGAATGGTTCTAAGCAAGCTTGGTATCCAAGCTGATCATGTCAAATCTGACAAGTGCTTAGCAAACCTGAAGCCATATTCTTCTCAGTACCAAGATGGCAAAACCAAAGGAACTGATAAGGTGAAGAAAATGATGAAGTCAAGGTCATTTCAGCTTTCAGATTTCGAGCCTCCTCAATCACCACCTTCGGTCAGGAGCTTGTCCCAGCCAAGAAAGCCATCACCTCTTCATGTTCCAACTACTGCAGCATCCCCACAACAGCAGAAGGCTATGGTCAGAAGGTCACCCAATTACATGAAGCCTACCAGCAGTTCAGATGCAAAAAAGGAGCTTTTGCCGGTTAGTCATCGGAATACCCAATCTAGTTCAGATGGTAAGAGTCTACCACAAAAATGTATGAGAAATTCAAAAGCTAGCTATGTTTCTTGCAAAGAGCCTGCAAAAACTTTGTCAAGATCATCTAGTGTGAATTCAATGAGAACATTAACAAAGACTCCTAGTTTCAAGCCTTGTAAAGCTTGTTCAAGAGAATTCACATCAGCAGTTCTGTTTGAAGATGTGAATGCACCAGAGAGAGCTACCTGCTCTTCAACTTTGAAAGACTGCAAGTTTCCCGAGTACCTCATGCTTGACCCTGGGGGAACTGAGTCTGAGGGAGTTTCACTTATGAAGGTTTGCCCATATACATATTGTTCTCTTAATGGCCATGGTCATGGTCATTCTCCTTTGCCTCCATTGAAGAGCTTCATGTCAGCAAGGAGGCATCTTTTGGAGACTCAGAAGAATATAAAGGCGGAAGTTGCGAGCCCTCAAAGATGGAAGGTGCCCCCCTGTGATACAAAAAAAGACTCTTATAGTGAGCAGATTGTCTTTCATGGAAAACCTGCATGTGATGAAGCTGATACAGGTAATCCAACAATCACTCCCTTGGCACAAGAAATTGGTATGGATTTCTTCTTTGAAATCTATGCTAAGGAAAGGGAAGGAGATGGAAAAATGGGAAAATTCAACTCTTTCAAAGACCTTGAGGAGCAAGAAGATATCAATTTTGCAAATGACGAGAATGACATTGCAGCAGAAGAGGATGGAGTCAAGCAAGTTACTCCCGGAGTGACTCGTGACCTCCCGAAGTCTCAGATCAATTTCGAGGAGGATTTCAAAAACTATTTTGCTGATACTGCTGCAATTGAAGCAAATAGCAAGGGGAGCTTTCATCTAGGACAAAATGCTGAAGATGCAGATGAAAACCAGCCACCTAGCTGGTTTCATGAAGAAACCTGTTCAGGAAGCTGCTGCAATGAGACTAGCTATGATGGGGAACAGATGGAGAATATTGACTTGGATGAGTCTGATTCCCAATATAGTGATATGGACTGGGAGGAGGAACACTTCTGTGAATTCAACCATGAGGACGATACTGATTCTTCCATCTGCTCAATGGAGGAAACTGACTCAAAACTCGAGTCCTTATCAGAGAGTTCACATGATATATCTGAAATGCGGTTACACGACATCGTTAGCAGTCAATATGCAGACATTCTGGTTGAAGAAGCACTCCAAGAAGTTGAAGAAGAGAAAAGTACCTGTTTTGATGCACAACCTCATTGCACTAATTCTGTCCTGGAAGACACAAGTGAAAGCATCGAGTTTGTGACTCAAGAAACAGATTATCCATCCAATGATACAAGTTCTGAGAATGACCAATCTACTTCGACTGAGGAAGTATTTCAGCATCTGATAAATGCAGAAGATAACAgcagagaaaatgaaaaacatgtgGATTATGAGGTCAGTTGTGTTTCAATGGTACTTGATGAAGTTGAAAATAGTGAAGGCCACAAAACTAGTGAAATTTGTGAGATTGATGAGAGCAGTGAAGACAGAAATGCAAGCCTAgagaatgatgatgataatggaATTAGCCAGGAGAACCAAATTCACTCGTCTGAAGTGCCAGAAGAAAGCACCATTGTTGTTCAGGAGCAGAAATTATCGGAGGAAAATCAAGTTAAAGGTAGTAAGTTGCCGAGCACAGGTGGTAGTGAAGAGCAGCACACGGGCAATAATAGGCAATGGGGAACTAAGCGGAAGAGACCTATGGAAGAGGATGAGGAAATGAGAAAGATCAACCCACGAAAGCCAAATTTCCTGCCCTTGGTTATTGAGCCAGAACCAGAGAAAGTTGAACTGAAGCACCAAATGATAGATGAAAGAAAAGATGCAGAGGAATGGATGCTTGATTTCGCTCTCAGACAAGCTGTCACGAGACTTGCTCCAGCAGGGAAAAGGAAGGTGTCATTGCTGGTTGAAGCTTTTGAAACAGTAATGTCAATGCCCAAATGTGAAGCCCGTATGAAAAATGATTCACCCTTTGCTCATGCAAGGCCTATTCAAGCGTGTAGCTGA
- the LOC100500153 gene encoding basic transcription factor 3, producing the protein MNREKLMKMAGSVRTGGKGTVRRKKKAVHKTTTTDDKRLQSTLKRIGVNAIPAIEEVNIFKDDVVIQFLNPKVQASIAANTWVVSGSPQTKKLQDILPSIIHQLGPDNLENLKKLAEQFQKQAPEGAAGSTTAQEENDDDVPELVPGQDFETAAEETKAAS; encoded by the exons ATGAATCGGGAAAAGTTAATGAAGATGGCCGGTTCGGTTAGAACTGGAGGAAAGGGTACTGTGAGAAG AAAGAAGAAGGCTGTCCACAAGACAACAACCACAGATGACAAAAGGCTTCAGAGCACCCTGAAGAGAATAGGGGTGAATGCCATCCCTGCTATTGAAGAGGTCAATATCTTTAAGGATGACGTAGTTATCCAGTTTCTAAATCCCAAAG TTCAAGCATCCATTGCTGCTAATACTTGGGTTGTCAGTGGTTCACCGCAAACAAAGA AGTTGCAGGATATACTCCCTAGCATTATCCACCAATTAG GACCAGATAACTTGGAAAACCTGAAGAAGCTAGCCGAGCAATTCCAGAAGCAGGCTCCTGAAGGGGCCGCTGGTTCAACCACAGCTCAAGAGGAGAATGATGACGACGTCCCAGAGCTTGTTCCAGGCCAGGATTTTGAGACAGCTGCTGAGGAGACCAAGGCTGCTTCTTAG